A window of Bacteroidia bacterium genomic DNA:
CTTTTATAGGCATCGTCAGCTCCATCGTTTGTGGTTTACTGAACGTGGTAGTAAGCATAAAAAAGGTTAAAAGTAAAAACGCCAAATCCACCATAGGTGTCATGTCAATCTTCGTGGAAGATTTTTTGGCGCGTTTTTTTTCGTGTTTCCCTTTTTTACCGCCACCGGAATCGCCTGTGTTTACTTCAGCCATTTATGTATAATAACGTTGTATTAATTAATTTATTGCTTTTTAAGATTGGTAACCAAATTAAATCGGTTTACTTTCTCATCTTGAAAAATATCGATTACTTTTTTCACAATTTTGTAATTGGCTTGCCCGTCGCCTTTAATAGCGAACCGTAAGTCTTTTACAGGTTTTCCTGCTTGTTTTTTCGCTTGATAATCATCTGCGGCGGCATAACGACCAAAATTAATCCAATCGGCTAATTCGTTTTTCAACGAGTCGGTTGGAATTCCTTTGGTTTGACTGTTAAATGTTTTGCGTTTATCTTCCGATTCATCAATATAACCTTTCAACTGAGCAATGGGCATTCCAAAAGTGGTCATAACGGCAAACCGTTCAATTTCTGTGGGTGTAAATGAAACTTTATATTTATCACCCATTTTCTGCAATAAGTTTTTACGCACATCTTGTCCGTCGATATCATAAAAAACTCTTCCTGCACTGTCTACTGTAACAGTCATAATATTAGTAGGAAGTTTAGTTTCTGAAACGGAAGAAGGCATATCTACTACCACCGGCTCGTCCGGACGAAATTTAGTAGTAAGCATGAAGAAAGTTACCAGCAAGAACGCCAAATCCACCATAGGAGTCATATCTAGCGAAGGGCTTGACCTCGGTACTTTTATTTTAGGCATATCCGAATAATTTATTTATGAATTTATGCGTACCGAAATTTTTATTTTGAACTTTGTTTGTG
This region includes:
- a CDS encoding biopolymer transporter ExbD — translated: MPKIKVPRSSPSLDMTPMVDLAFLLVTFFMLTTKFRPDEPVVVDMPSSVSETKLPTNIMTVTVDSAGRVFYDIDGQDVRKNLLQKMGDKYKVSFTPTEIERFAVMTTFGMPIAQLKGYIDESEDKRKTFNSQTKGIPTDSLKNELADWINFGRYAAADDYQAKKQAGKPVKDLRFAIKGDGQANYKIVKKVIDIFQDEKVNRFNLVTNLKKQ